One Patescibacteria group bacterium genomic window carries:
- a CDS encoding pilus assembly protein PilM → MLFGFQKKQAFGLDVSDTSIEALILKRKGSKIEIESYGHKELPSAQLVENGLIKEKNELAKNIREVLDQAKPRPIKEKFCLLSLPSSQVFTYLFQLPANLTQKELSEALIYEAEQVFPLSTSQLYTDFQIIGKINKIQQVFFAGCRKELIDDWQETLKIAHLTPIVFDLEPLSLRRALIKEIPKDEGILIIDIGQRTSVFSLFDERGLVFNHYLRVAGNLFTKKVSEALGLSFEEAEKIKVAEGFRPQKYPKVEQVLKKEALPIIDEARRILIFYQQTTYHQVKKIILAGGSSLLPGISAYFQKKLGLETTRGEPLTNIKGDFLAQEEKRILSANVIGLALRALEKDFQKVEINLLKK, encoded by the coding sequence ATGTTATTTGGTTTCCAAAAAAAACAAGCTTTTGGTTTAGATGTTTCTGATACCTCGATTGAAGCTTTAATTTTAAAAAGAAAAGGAAGTAAAATAGAAATTGAAAGTTATGGTCATAAAGAATTACCATCAGCTCAGTTAGTAGAAAATGGTTTAATTAAAGAAAAAAATGAGTTAGCGAAAAACATTAGAGAGGTTCTCGATCAAGCGAAACCAAGGCCAATTAAAGAAAAATTTTGTTTGCTTTCTTTACCCAGCTCTCAGGTTTTTACTTATCTTTTTCAACTACCCGCCAATTTAACTCAGAAAGAGCTTTCCGAAGCCTTAATCTATGAAGCCGAACAAGTTTTTCCTTTATCCACATCCCAACTCTACACAGATTTTCAAATTATTGGTAAAATAAATAAAATCCAACAAGTCTTTTTTGCTGGTTGTCGAAAAGAGTTAATTGATGACTGGCAAGAAACCTTGAAAATTGCTCATTTAACACCAATAGTTTTTGATTTAGAACCGCTTTCTTTGAGACGAGCTTTAATCAAAGAGATTCCAAAGGATGAAGGTATATTGATTATTGATATTGGTCAGAGAACAAGTGTTTTTAGTCTTTTTGACGAAAGAGGATTAGTTTTCAACCATTATCTTCGTGTCGCTGGTAATCTTTTTACTAAAAAAGTCTCAGAAGCTCTTGGTTTATCTTTTGAAGAGGCAGAAAAAATAAAAGTGGCAGAAGGCTTTCGTCCTCAGAAATATCCCAAGGTAGAACAAGTTTTGAAAAAGGAAGCGCTACCAATTATTGATGAAGCAAGAAGGATTTTAATCTTTTACCAGCAGACGACCTACCATCAAGTTAAAAAAATTATTCTGGCTGGTGGTTCAAGTTTACTGCCAGGCATTAGTGCTTATTTTCAAAAAAAACTTGGTTTGGAGACAACGAGGGGCGAACCATTAACAAATATCAAGGGTGATTTTTTGGCTCAAGAAGAAAAAAGAATTTTATCGGCTAATGTTATCGGTTTGGCTCTGAGAGCCTTAGAAAAAGATTTTCAAAAAGTCGAGATAAATCTATTGAAGAAATAA
- a CDS encoding type II secretion system F family protein gives MLFQYTVSTKAGQIKKGEIEAANKDEAAKMLLVQDLIIISLIPKRVKRQPLFSFGRISELEKINLVRNLQMMIKSGLSLSESLKTLSEQTVNLKLKTILAEIQKRVEQGEVLSSSFALYPKYFSPLFIGVIKTAESSGTLESSLVYLAEQLEKSYELKKKVKASLTYPTIVVIVAILLSLALSQFLLPKILSLFAKLDVSIPLITKIFLSIMNFLAKNTLFILIGLILLVIVFRFLSQLRRIKSILHILYLKLPIFGRLTKNNNLAQFARTSETLLKSGLTLPKSLEVVAETIGNEVYKKTLEKIIPALRRGETLASNLENFPQEFPLSVAKILNVGEKTGNLEDSFHYLADFYETEVDRTIKNLTSVLEPILLIIIGLGVGLLAVSIILPIYQFIGQIGQ, from the coding sequence ATGCTTTTTCAATACACTGTTTCCACTAAAGCCGGACAAATAAAAAAAGGAGAAATTGAGGCAGCTAATAAAGATGAAGCCGCCAAAATGCTTTTAGTCCAAGACTTGATTATTATTTCTTTAATACCAAAGAGGGTGAAAAGACAACCTCTTTTCAGTTTTGGTCGCATTTCAGAATTAGAAAAAATCAATTTAGTCAGAAATTTACAGATGATGATTAAGAGTGGCCTCTCTTTGAGCGAATCTTTAAAAACTCTTTCTGAACAAACTGTAAATTTAAAATTAAAAACTATTCTGGCGGAAATTCAAAAAAGGGTTGAGCAAGGAGAAGTTTTATCCTCTTCTTTTGCTCTTTATCCAAAATACTTCTCTCCTCTTTTTATTGGTGTCATTAAAACAGCTGAGTCAAGTGGTACTTTAGAATCTTCTCTTGTCTATCTGGCTGAACAATTAGAAAAATCATATGAATTGAAAAAAAAGGTCAAAGCCAGTCTCACCTACCCAACGATTGTGGTGATCGTGGCTATTCTTCTTTCTTTGGCACTTTCTCAGTTTCTTTTACCAAAAATTCTTAGTCTTTTTGCGAAACTTGATGTTTCTATTCCTCTGATTACTAAAATTTTTCTCTCTATTATGAACTTTCTCGCTAAAAATACACTTTTTATTCTTATTGGTCTAATCCTCTTAGTCATTGTTTTTCGGTTTCTCTCTCAACTGAGGAGAATAAAATCGATTTTGCACATTCTTTATCTTAAACTACCCATTTTTGGTCGATTGACAAAAAATAATAATTTGGCTCAATTTGCCCGAACGAGTGAGACGCTTTTAAAAAGTGGACTGACTCTACCGAAATCTCTTGAAGTTGTCGCTGAAACAATCGGTAACGAAGTTTATAAAAAAACTTTAGAAAAAATTATTCCCGCTCTTCGACGCGGCGAAACCCTTGCCTCAAATTTAGAAAACTTTCCCCAAGAATTTCCTTTATCAGTAGCAAAAATTTTGAATGTCGGGGAAAAAACTGGTAACCTTGAAGATTCTTTTCATTATTTAGCTGATTTCTATGAAACTGAGGTTGATCGAACGATTAAAAATTTAACCAGTGTCCTTGAACCAATTTTACTGATTATTATTGGTCTGGGTGTTGGTCTCTTAGCCGTTTCCATTATTCTGCCAATTTATCAATTTATTGGGCAAATAGGACAATAA
- a CDS encoding type II/IV secretion system protein, giving the protein MELTSEQLKKILVEPGFLSPEDFQNLEKQAQEENKNLEELIISSGKMSDEQLGQLKAEFLGYPFVNLKKEIIKEDDLNIIPEVVAKKQKVMAFGQDLKGMKIKLAMNNPGDLEIISLIEKKTGFKVIPYYATEKDLKENLVRYKKGLKQEFQNLIEEYTKKAEEEEKELPIIKILDTIINYAYQNRVSDIHFEPFEKKTVVRFRIDGILHDVLELPKDIHDYIISRIKLLAKLRTDEHFAAQDGRFSETFENEKVDIRVSIVPVTKGEKAVLRLLSEKIRRFNLEDLGFLAKDEKVVRANIEKPWGMILATGPTGCGKTTTLYAILKILNKRDINIATIEDPVEYDIEGVNQIQVNPKTNLTFAQGLRALVRQDPDILMVGEIRDQETAGIAVNAALTGHLVLSTMHTNDAPTTIVRLMDMGIEPFLIASTVNVIIAQRLVRLICRKCIVSEEISQKEFLSLLSGVGNLPTRFLKSIQNKEKIRIYHGLGCEACHQTGYAGRTGIFEVLEPEEEIKERIMQKANTDEIRTLACQKGMTTMIEDGLEKVFLGLTTVEEVLRVTK; this is encoded by the coding sequence ATGGAACTAACAAGTGAACAATTGAAGAAAATTCTAGTTGAGCCGGGATTTTTAAGTCCTGAAGATTTTCAAAATTTAGAGAAACAAGCTCAAGAAGAAAACAAAAATTTAGAGGAGTTAATTATCAGCTCAGGCAAAATGAGCGATGAACAGTTAGGACAACTCAAAGCAGAATTTCTTGGCTATCCTTTTGTCAATTTAAAAAAAGAAATTATTAAAGAAGATGATTTAAATATAATTCCAGAAGTGGTGGCTAAAAAACAAAAGGTAATGGCCTTCGGTCAAGATCTAAAAGGAATGAAAATTAAGCTAGCAATGAATAATCCGGGAGATTTAGAGATTATTTCTTTAATCGAAAAAAAGACTGGTTTTAAAGTTATCCCTTATTATGCGACCGAAAAAGATTTAAAAGAAAATCTAGTCCGATACAAAAAGGGATTAAAGCAAGAATTTCAAAATCTGATTGAAGAATATACTAAAAAAGCAGAAGAGGAGGAAAAAGAGTTGCCGATCATTAAAATTTTAGACACAATTATTAATTACGCTTATCAAAATCGAGTTTCAGATATTCACTTCGAACCATTTGAGAAAAAAACAGTTGTCCGATTCAGAATTGACGGAATTCTTCATGATGTTTTAGAATTGCCAAAAGATATTCATGATTATATTATTTCCCGAATTAAACTTTTGGCTAAACTCAGAACTGATGAGCATTTTGCCGCTCAAGACGGTCGATTTTCAGAAACATTCGAAAATGAAAAAGTTGATATCCGTGTTTCGATTGTTCCGGTGACTAAAGGAGAAAAGGCAGTTTTAAGATTGCTTTCCGAAAAGATCAGACGTTTTAATTTAGAAGATCTTGGTTTTTTAGCAAAAGATGAAAAAGTTGTCCGAGCTAATATTGAAAAGCCGTGGGGAATGATTTTAGCTACCGGACCAACTGGTTGTGGTAAAACCACTACCCTTTACGCCATTTTAAAAATTCTCAATAAAAGAGATATTAATATTGCCACTATTGAAGATCCGGTTGAATATGACATTGAGGGCGTTAATCAGATTCAAGTTAATCCAAAAACAAATTTAACCTTTGCTCAAGGGTTAAGGGCTTTAGTTAGACAAGACCCCGATATTCTAATGGTTGGTGAAATTCGAGATCAAGAAACAGCTGGCATTGCTGTTAATGCCGCCTTGACCGGCCATCTTGTTCTTTCGACGATGCACACCAATGATGCGCCGACAACCATAGTTAGGCTAATGGATATGGGCATTGAGCCGTTTTTAATTGCTTCGACAGTCAATGTCATCATTGCCCAAAGACTAGTCAGGCTTATCTGTCGAAAGTGTATTGTCAGTGAAGAAATTAGTCAGAAAGAATTTCTTAGTTTACTCAGCGGTGTTGGTAATTTACCAACTCGCTTTTTAAAATCAATTCAAAATAAGGAAAAAATAAGAATTTACCATGGTCTTGGTTGTGAAGCTTGTCATCAAACTGGTTATGCAGGACGAACTGGTATCTTTGAAGTGTTGGAACCAGAAGAAGAAATTAAAGAAAGAATTATGCAAAAGGCAAATACCGACGAAATAAGAACTCTGGCTTGTCAAAAAGGAATGACGACGATGATTGAAGATGGATTAGAAAAAGTCTTTTTGGGTTTAACAACAGTTGAAGAGGTTTTAAGAGTAACTAAATAA
- a CDS encoding response regulator has protein sequence MKKILIVEDDQFLAKLLASKLASSETNLEVETAFNGEEALKKIQEKKYDLIVLDLILPQKDGFEFLAEKQKSDKIKETKIIILSCLGQEQDREKALKFGAVDYLVKSQQSLPEVVERIKKHL, from the coding sequence ATGAAAAAAATTCTTATTGTTGAGGATGATCAATTTTTGGCCAAACTTTTGGCCTCAAAGTTAGCTAGTTCTGAGACTAATTTAGAGGTTGAAACAGCTTTTAATGGTGAAGAGGCCCTAAAAAAAATTCAAGAAAAAAAATATGATTTGATTGTCCTTGATTTGATTTTGCCCCAAAAGGATGGTTTTGAATTTTTGGCCGAAAAACAAAAAAGTGATAAGATAAAAGAAACAAAAATTATCATTCTTTCCTGTTTGGGTCAAGAACAAGATCGGGAAAAAGCTTTGAAATTTGGCGCCGTTGATTATCTTGTTAAATCTCAACAATCACTGCCGGAAGTAGTGGAAAGAATAAAAAAACACCTTTAA
- a CDS encoding HAMP domain-containing histidine kinase: MYEQYHKIFRLVVPILILILLVWFYFFPPKESLWFLSIIVAMTFYSFISLFFISKRYWRYEKFFIDLGFYTLFILLFIHFSGSFQSPLFPFIFLPLLAAASTAHIPALIGLLIIIVFYYLLMFGLSIWLKISFFLDFVFLSLSSVAIISYLSFLLALQAKKEIDFLKELDEKKSEFITIASHQLRGPISSIGWITDELLENKKVDVEKREYLEEIKRAQIKMMKSVNDLLAITDLDGKPIKTRSQETDLNLFLEEKIKQFNFLIEGKGLKIIFEKQFLPKVFLDQKFLEIIFNNILSNAINYSRPGGKIKITAGKTDTEIIISIKDEGIGIPKDKQKDIFQKFFRAPNALRYQPDGTGLGLYIVKKLIDDLKGKIWFESEENKGSTFYFTLPYEKTKLKDQIDTNK; the protein is encoded by the coding sequence ATGTACGAACAGTATCATAAAATTTTTCGTTTAGTAGTGCCAATTTTAATTTTGATTCTCCTCGTTTGGTTTTATTTTTTCCCACCTAAAGAATCTCTCTGGTTTCTATCTATCATCGTTGCCATGACTTTTTATTCGTTCATCAGTTTATTTTTCATCTCAAAAAGATATTGGCGTTATGAAAAATTTTTTATTGATTTAGGTTTTTATACCCTTTTTATCCTTTTATTTATCCACTTCAGCGGTTCTTTCCAAAGCCCGCTTTTTCCTTTTATTTTTTTACCTTTATTAGCCGCCGCTTCCACTGCCCATATTCCAGCTCTCATTGGTTTATTAATCATTATTGTTTTTTATTATCTTTTAATGTTTGGTTTAAGTATCTGGTTAAAAATTTCGTTTTTTCTTGATTTCGTTTTTTTAAGTCTTTCTTCGGTGGCGATTATTAGTTATTTAAGTTTTCTTCTTGCCCTTCAAGCTAAAAAAGAAATTGATTTTTTGAAAGAACTTGACGAAAAAAAGAGTGAGTTTATTACCATTGCCAGTCATCAGTTACGTGGGCCGATTTCTTCAATTGGTTGGATCACCGACGAATTACTTGAGAATAAAAAAGTTGACGTAGAAAAAAGAGAATATCTGGAAGAAATTAAGCGCGCCCAGATAAAAATGATGAAATCAGTGAACGATCTTTTAGCCATTACTGATTTAGATGGAAAACCAATTAAAACCAGAAGTCAAGAGACAGACCTTAATCTCTTTTTAGAAGAAAAAATTAAACAGTTTAATTTTTTAATCGAGGGAAAGGGATTAAAAATTATTTTTGAAAAGCAGTTTTTACCTAAAGTTTTCTTGGACCAGAAATTCTTAGAGATTATTTTTAATAATATTCTTTCAAATGCCATCAATTATTCTCGACCAGGCGGAAAAATTAAAATTACTGCCGGAAAAACTGATACAGAAATTATAATTTCTATCAAAGATGAAGGGATTGGTATTCCTAAAGATAAACAAAAAGATATTTTTCAAAAATTCTTTCGGGCACCCAATGCTCTTCGTTATCAACCCGACGGTACTGGTTTGGGCCTTTATATTGTTAAAAAACTTATCGATGATTTAAAAGGCAAAATTTGGTTTGAATCAGAAGAAAATAAGGGCTCAACTTTCTATTTTACCCTCCCCTACGAAAAGACGAAATTAAAAGACCAAATCGATACCAACAAATAA
- a CDS encoding type II secretion system GspH family protein — protein MKRSFSLIELMVALGVFVLVASAIIFLVIGSQQWQKVSQERAVAIQLAQEAMEAVRSIRDRDWNELKTDSRCSEQNLRTRTYGLKIVNNAWTLSTLEIDKKVTLNNKEYTRLIKVDCVFENGIANPDKKKITVEVSWGVLPGRSISLVSYLTNWRSADFATKTKGDFEAGVFENTKLIDGNNPIIKLDDLAGATIRANEFFIDGFTNTSEITTNKKISFRFTAQNNKTPNQVKFYINQVSQPGTFRAGLQNNANGQPSGTWLCSNIFSVQQNFIGWQTVNLSGCPAIGPNTDYKIVHLVIEPQ, from the coding sequence ATGAAAAGATCTTTTTCTCTCATTGAATTAATGGTTGCTTTGGGCGTTTTTGTTTTGGTGGCGAGCGCCATCATTTTTTTAGTCATTGGTAGTCAGCAATGGCAAAAGGTTTCTCAAGAAAGAGCAGTTGCTATCCAACTGGCTCAAGAGGCGATGGAAGCAGTTCGTTCGATTCGTGACCGCGATTGGAACGAATTAAAAACAGATTCGCGGTGTAGTGAGCAAAATCTAAGAACACGAACTTATGGTTTAAAAATTGTCAATAATGCTTGGACTTTAAGTACGCTTGAAATTGATAAAAAAGTGACCCTTAACAACAAAGAATATACCCGCCTCATTAAAGTAGATTGTGTTTTTGAAAATGGCATTGCCAATCCAGACAAGAAAAAAATTACCGTTGAAGTTTCCTGGGGTGTCCTACCTGGTCGGTCAATTAGTTTAGTTTCTTATTTGACCAACTGGCGATCTGCTGATTTTGCCACTAAAACCAAAGGCGATTTTGAAGCCGGCGTTTTTGAAAACACTAAATTAATTGATGGCAACAATCCGATTATCAAACTTGATGATTTGGCTGGTGCCACCATCCGAGCTAATGAGTTTTTTATTGATGGTTTTACCAACACTTCAGAAATTACCACTAACAAAAAAATCTCCTTCCGTTTTACCGCCCAAAACAACAAGACTCCTAATCAGGTCAAATTTTATATTAATCAAGTTTCTCAGCCTGGTACTTTTCGGGCTGGTTTACAGAACAATGCTAATGGTCAGCCATCCGGCACTTGGCTTTGTTCAAATATCTTTTCGGTCCAACAAAATTTCATCGGTTGGCAAACAGTTAATCTTTCCGGTTGCCCAGCAATCGGTCCTAATACCGATTATAAAATTGTCCATCTCGTCATTGAGCCACAATAA